The following DNA comes from Thunnus thynnus chromosome 3, fThuThy2.1, whole genome shotgun sequence.
TGCTGGGTCCATGCTGGCCAGATTGCTGTGTTGCAACAGTTCAATTTAGGACCCGAATGGAAACACAAACCAGGCGACACAGGAATGGCTAAAGGGCAGTTTATTGTAGCTTGAATTGTAGACAGATCTGATGGCTTAGCTGAGTGTTCTTTGGGTTTGGATATGGCAAAGGGGGTTGGGAATGGCGGAGCGGAGCAGGCAGTGGTGCAGGGTGAAGGACTGAAGCAGGCAGAGGAGCTTAAGGCAAGGCAGAGCAGACAGGGATGAGGCTGATGTGGCAGGTATACTGGAAGCTGGCTTGGTGAACCGCATTGGTGACTGAATGATCTGGCAGAGTCTGGAGAGATGAACCGGGGCTTTATACTGCTATAGACTGTAGAGTTGATTAGCTGATCAGCTGCAGGTGCTCGGGTTGAATGGTGGGAAAGGTAAACCAGGAGGccacacccaccatacacccacacacaaacacagagagagacagaatagGGGCAAACATGAAACACTagaaagaggaaacaacaagaaaacaaagggAAAAGGGGAAGTTTAGCTGACTTTCTAACAGATGtaggaacattaaaaacataacatgattaacagtaaataaaaagacaattaatACTGTAGGTGACGTTGAAATATAGTAAAGTTTCCGGGTAAAAGCAAAGATAAGATAAgttaaacacaaatatttcaaataaaatggaaaggaaaatgaacatttattaaatagaAGTCTTAAATGTGACAAATCATGAAGAATATGATAAGAAACAACCATACAACTAGATGTAACTACTTTTTTTGAACCAGTGTGCCAGTGTGCTGTACGTTTATAAAGCATAtagttaattaattgtttagctTTTCATACAAACAATTGTTTACCCAACAGTCATCCATGATATACTGTTAAATTCACAAGCTGAATTTTATTTCTTGGTAAATAGAATaatgtatacatatatgtatcaagaaatatgtaaaattcAGCAGATATCGcacatgttattatattattactgtaCTGCAAATAAAGTGCAACCAGAGAATGAGTTGGCATTCAGGAAACAGGAGTTCAGCGTAAACTCATCTGAGGTAAGCCAGTAAAGTGAGTGCGTTTGTGCAGTGGAAACAGGTAAAGAGGGCTGGTTTGCCGTCTGtgggaaataaaatgtttctaattCCAGAGGAGAACAGGTTCAAcaggctgtgatgtcacaactgtCACAATCATGGTACGTGTTTCCTCCTGCCAGCCGAGCTTCCTCATTTGTCCAAGGTAAGACCACTGCTCTGATATCCCACGCATCCTTCTGTTTAATTAGTGACAGGAGACATACTACTCTTTGCTACTCGCGTACGGTATTTGGAGTTTGTGTATTTGGGGGGAGGCAGGTCTGTGCCTGTGTGGATCATATACCGGTGCTGCATGAATCTTGTTTACATAAGAGAAGAAGTCCCATGTGAGCTAGAATGACTTGGCTGCATTCAGCAGGTGTATTGTAATGGCTGACACAGTTGGTTTTAGGTGTCATATTGGCACAGAAGCACATCTTGGGAAGTGGAGTCGCATGATTGAGGATTATGTTCATTTAGTGTCACACACTGTGATGACACTATGTTAATTAGAGCTTACAGTAAGTGTTAAAACGGAGCATCTGATTTCTGTTAAGCTGGTAGTGGGTGTAAAAAGAGGTTCTCTCTTGATCTACTTTATTTGTGTTAATGTATGTAAAGTGCTCTGGATTTGACAGttttaatacagtaaataagtCGAGACAAGGAGATGAAATTGCTGATATCTTTCAATGAATTGTTTAACTTTGAGAGCGGTTAATAATGCAGCATCAGTGTTTAAATGTTATACTGCAGTAAAGGAGAGAACCTCTACTCTGTCTTTGAACTTACTAAAATGCTGCAATGTGTTTTGGCACTCACTTTAAACCTCTGCTGCTTATTCATCAGTTCAGACTGATGAATACATAATGACCTAACAAGCATACATTATATCCTTTAATCTAAAGCAGTCGAGGGAAGAAATGATATGAGTAACTCTCACACCAACATCATATCTGGGAGACTGAGAGGTCTGATATGTTCACATTACTTACAACACTTAGaaattattgactgattttttttatttctcggTTTTCCTCCAGTGTCATCACACACTGGGCTGGTGTAAAGGAGCAAGTGATGTCAGTTGGGGCTAAATTGAGACAGCAGTGACATTTCCTTAACACCACATACTGAATAATATTATTGCTGTAGATGAGGAATGAGAAGAAAGCTCTTCCTCTTCTGCAACTGAATCTGGATTAACatcaataaaatacacattgtGATGTGTGCTGGATGTTTATTGAAGTAAGTGCAGAAGTagttaaagagaaaaacattgcAGTATATGGTGGTATTTGTCATATGTTAATATGCAGAGTTTTTATGCGATTGCAGCATCTTTGAAATTGTAGTTTGaagtttttatgtgtaaaagaaaatatgatttaaagaTGGTACAGTCGGTCTATGTGTATTTCAGTCCATTCGTTCCCAGTGTTGGATCCATTGGACGGGGTATGTCACTGACTTTTTTGATACTATAGCCAGAAGCAATTGTACACAGAGCAACCCTGTCTCtgagaaattatgttcatatgactaaattgcaacagcaaatacattttgctggctgaattatgttttctgtcaacgTAATAGGAAACTTTTGTTAAAGGCGACATATTgggctttttgtgattttctgttattattacACTGTTATGATGTTAGATGTCTATATTTAGCCTGTTCCCTGTTCCCTGGAAATCAGAAGCCAGGGCTTAATCCTACTCtaaacactttgtttgcaatgttacctctacttcctctttGTGATGACACCACCTTGTTCACTTGTGTGCACAAACAGCTGCCCGTTGTTTTATGGGTTATTCGTGTCGTCCACTTGCAAATTTCAGGTTGTATTCAGGCTTGAACATGTTCAGATGCATTTGAAAAAtttccatttcgagtaaagaatgagaaaaagaagtgaaatcctactactattgtttgtttacgtagccagGGGGCGtttctggaagctaaccaatcagaacagagtgggctcaccTGGaggggggcttaaagagacaagagctaaaacggcctgtttcagactgaggctgaactgaggggctgcgtaaagggccggtataagataaataaggagtttttcaactgtaaatctTGCAAAGATACTCCAGTAGAGCCccataataaaaatatagacctggaaatgtgcatcatgcgTCCcctttaattaacatatttggtaagttgcaaaaatgttgatactgaacatatgagtgaaatATTGGAAACGTAATTTCTCCAGCAAAATATCTATCATATCTATCTTGCAGTGAGATATTCACTGGTAGGAGGCTGGGTTACACAGAGaggctttaataaaacattttttaaaaatgcttggATCTCCAGCTGGATCTTCAGCCCCctcttaaaggaaaattacagtttatttcaacctgatgtatttccaaTAAATAtggccattgtggctctatgCGTCATGCTAATTTTGCTTTCTCCAGCTCCGTTATAGAGATTCTGGCGATTCACAAAAAGACGTTAATTGCGCTCAACAATGGACATCGGGGCAAGCTGCTGAGCCTCCTACATCTTTCCacataaaaattatttttacatgaatcgtttcaaaagtttgtttctaAGTTTGGACGGAACTGAACGCACAAGCTAGCCGCCTGTAGCAGCCATTATGCCTGACTGCACAGAGATCTTTATCCGAGGCAGCTTGCCGACTAACCAAACCACTCTGCATTTTCCTCACCAGCTTGATTTTCCTTAAATGTCAGtagaatattatattttttttagatattcTGCTTACTAACAGACAAAGGGCTCAAATAAACACTCCTCCTTAGAAAAAGTAGCAataagcctttttcacagcagacattttgactcgtcatagcaggaaaagcacaggtgttactaataacattaacaatggctctacTGTGAAAAAAGCTTATATCTTAGAAGGACAAATAAGAAAATTGTTATAAATGAAACACTTGCAAAGGGTCAAAAAAAAGGGACACATTTAGACACGTTTTGATTTCCTGCCCTCTGTGTTTGCATGACTAATCTACACTGTCTGTCTCCCTTTTCGTCACCAGCATCCTGTTTGACTGGATGATCTGCTGATGGACCCCCCGACGTATGAGGAGGCCGGTCTCTACCCTTCTGCTTTTGGCATAGAAGAATTcaacaccccccctcccccctcctacgacgcctccttctcctccccctcGACACCTCCTCCCACCTATGGAGAGGCAGGTAAGATAACATCATCTCACTGGTCCCTCTTTCCCATTTTCTTGTCTCAGCTCATCAGGTATAAGTGAGTAAATAAGTGCTATTTTTTTGTAGTTACCGTCCTGCCAGATCGATTTCCTATCCTGACGCCTCCCACTGTGCCAACTGCTGTGACGTCACCTGGAATCATAACCCATCCAACGACACACAGTATTAACATTATGACATCTCAGTTCCTCCTGTTaataacatacaaacacatagaTGACTACATGTATATATCTATGCATATAAACAACCTTTCATTTGTGTCCCTCTTTCTTGTCCTTCTTTTGCCCCTgatcctcctctctcctctccctctctgaatGCCAGTTGGTGTCACACCGCCAGTTGTAGCGTCCCAGCCACAGTCCACAACAAGTACCTCACTGTCACATCTGAGAGACGTCCCTGCTGAGGTACGCTGTCCACACTGCCAAAACAACGTCACCACCAAAGTCACATACCAGCCTGGGAGGGCCGCCTGGTGCACGTGCATACTTCTCACATCGATAGGGTGAGACACGCAAATACGCAATACATGCATATCTAAAGTCAGAGTGCTCGAACAGCTTTAACACGGCTTCATCTacttattctgtgtgtgtgtgtgtgtgtttcaggttgATTTGTGGTTTCTGTCTTATTCCGCTCATGGCTCGTGGGCTACAAGACGCTCATCACTCCTGCCCGCAGTGCGGAAAGcatctgcacaaacacacaagatgACACTGTCAGGATTAAGCCCCCTAAAGTGACTGCCTAAAATCTTATAATTTACATAGTTTTGCAACAAAATGGCTAAATACACTGCTTGACATGAGTGGAAAAGGAAACATAGTGTATTTAgcaatatttataaaaaatttTCTATAATATATTGATCTTACAGGTGGACATTGAAGTAGTGGATTACACTGCAGGActggtttgagaagtttctgtGGACCTTTTGATACTTGCTGTAAAAACTTGTCACAGAAATCATGCAAACACCTGCTTTTTTCTGACATGAACTCAATCTGTGTGCTGCTGTTCTCTATGAAAGATAACAGCCAGCTTTCAAACCTACAGTGGGTGAGTATTTGATGATAAAAATTTCGGGTGCATTTCTAatcatattctctctctctggtggcTCCTTGAGCTGAgattaaacatgtttgagaaTGTCAAGCTATTCTCCTCTTGGTCTAGAAGAAACAGGGACAAGCATTTCTAatacacagaagaaaaacaggcaAAAGCACATAcaaggaggaagatgagggagAGAATATTTATGCAGAAGGCACCACTTTAACACCTGTTTACAGCAGGTTTAATAGAGCACAGACAGACTAAAGTGACAGGCAGGTAATTTATGATTATGATCTTTGTTATTCCTGTTTTtctattgattattgattaaggaGGCAACTTGTCCAATTATGAATGccagacatgtttttctttgttaaagCAGACAGAGTTTACGGAAAAACATATTGATTTGACaagctttaatttatttttctgcataaTTACATTCATGGTGAACCCACACAGGTCATTTTAATTATTCTGATCAGAcctcttctcaggactgtgtgggcatgGACAAATCACACCTTTATCATTCTTATTAGTACACAGAGTTTGGTGGTTTCATGCAATTCCAGTGTAGTTCTGCTCACCTTCAACCTAGCAGACGTCTAATCATCCAGAGTAACTgagaacacctgtgtgggtgtgccgGGTCTTTAAGGTTCACTGAGCTTTTTTCACAGCaattattttgacttgtcattgtAGGAAAAGTAGCaggcacaggtgttactaatcaCATTAATGATGGTTCAGTtgtattcaagtgtcccagtaagccatgataGTGAGTCAGCATTCACAATACCAGGAACCTGAAACTGAAGCCGTTAAACgcaattcagccatcattaatttgattaataaTGGCTGAGTTGCCTgcgcttttcctgctgtgacatgcaAAATGTCTGCAATATCTGTCCAAATCTAAACAGATATTTTGCCCCAACAgcaaaaatgactcaaactgactgacacaagaaaataactaaattttaatgttttctgaagCTGTAAAAGATGTGTTTACATTAGTGATGATTGCACATATTAGAGTAAAATAGgtctattttattttcattcacaatCTCAATCTTTCAATCTCTTTAACTTGTCTTTAGTGGTGAATACTTCAGCATGTCGTATACATAATGCACAACTTCAGTCAATGAAACTGGTTATATTCCATATGCACTGTTTTTTTCAGGGGATTTGctccttatgtagatataaagggctcattctaaggtaacgaaaacacaacgattcttattttcaggcgattatacactaattaaaacatacttatgaatattctTATCTATTTCTGCcaactagatgccactaaattctacacactggtcctttaatggacagacatgagagtggtatcgatcaaCTAACTGTCTGCAAGAAAGCAATTAAAACCCATTTTCCAGAATGTAAAACTACTCCTTTCATGACATAAGATATAGACTGTGATACAGACTTGCTGTGAATGCTACTGTAAGTATAGAAAAAGCAGGGTGAAGGTTATGGTTGAAGGATACGGCAGCGCTTGTACTGCTGGGTCTACAGTATGCACTGCAATGCAATGACTGACTAATGCGCCTTCTGTACCTGCTGTTGttatactttctttttttaaatcaaaatgttgttttattatttatcattctATCATGTTGATAGGGAAATAAAACTGGCCTTGGATACTTATATAAAAGCTCTGTGcttaatgtatttttctaaaaaCCTGTGCAAGTGGGTGAATCTGATGTAAGATGTATGTGTGCGAGATTGTGAGAGTGTGCATGgttttgtgtttccattttGACCTTGCTGAGGCTGACAATGTTAGGCAAAGGGCAAAGATATATTAGTGATATATACTTGATATGACCAGCAGCCAATAGCAGAGATACAGCAGGGCTCAGATAGGAAAGTTAATCAGCTACAGACTGGTGGGTCTAGTCGGCAGATAACAAAAGCATTCACAACTACCAGCTCAGCActgatacacacatacacacacttatcaGTCCTTCATTTCACCACTCCCTCCATACCTTCCCGTCAAGCTTGTTCCAGTGTCCAGTTTGTCGGTCTGTGGGTGAAGCGACATGAGGAGACTGTTGCTGCTGGGGGTGACGgccttctgtctctgtgtgttagTCGCCGCTGACACACAGTCCGACCGACAGGGAGACAAATCATTCCCAGAGGAGGATGGAGTTTTGCAGCTGAAGAAGGGGAATTTCAACAGGGCGCTGAAAAAATACAAGCAGCTACTGGTGCACTTCTGTAAGTTACACACAAAGACTCACACAGTTTGATCttgatagtaataataatatattttatttgtattgcacctttcatacataaaatgcagctcaagtGCTTTACAGTATGGCATTAAAAACAAGGGCTGTCCAAGATAATGAGGAATTTTGTGGCTTTAGGATCAGACAAATTGTTTACATGGATATCACCATTTACAATTATTCTATCATAGTTAGTTCTGAAAACTCTGTAAGAAAACCTGCATTTATATAACACCTTTCTAGTCTTACAACCACTCATAGCATCATGTGCCACTAGCACAGCTTCAATACATCTTGGCATTGATtgtacaagtctctgaactcttctggagggatgaacactatTCTTCCGAAATatattccttcatttggtgttctgatgatggtggtggagagcgctgtctaacacgtcagctCAAAATCTCTCATAGGTGTTCATCTGgtttgagatctggtgactgcgaaggccatagcatatgagtcacatcattttcatactcatcaaaccattcagtgactcctcgtgccctgtgaattggggcattgtcatcctggaagagaccgcTCCCAGCAGggtagaaatgtttcatcataagataaaggtgatgactcagaacaactttgtattgatttgcagtgatctTTCCCTCTAatgggacaagtggacccaaactatgcctgcaaaatgccccccacagcataacagagccactcAAATGTGGAGAAATCACCAAAACTCACCCTAGCACAACTGAATTTGTTTGAGAAAATAGTGGCAAGTCCACCCCCTCTTTTATTCTGCCTGATTGATTTAAAGAAACTGTAGTTgggtaagtaagtaagtaattgtattaatatagcacctttcaagtgcttcacagaggagacaaagcaaaaacatatacatacaaatgGGTCTTGAGCTGATTTTTAAAGGTGTCCACAGATCTTAAATCCAATGGGATAGAGTTCCAAAGTTTAGGAGCCACAACCTCAACAGTGCAGTCTTCTTTAGTTTTAATCCTCATTCTGGGAACAACCAGCAAACCCTGATCAGAAGACCTCAGAGACTTGCTGGTTACACACAGGGCTGCAGTAGATCTCTAATGTAGGCAGGTGCCTGACTACGCAGAGCTCTATAGATGATCACAAGAACTGCATAAGAATTGGATTCTGAATTTGATGGGCAGCCAGTGAAGAGCAATCAGTTTCGGTGTCACATGAGACCTTTTGGAGGACCTGGACAAGAGTTTAGCAGCAGCATTGTGGACGTTTTGCTGAGGCAGGTGAAAAGGTGGACAGGTTTAAACAcgaacagcagcagcaccacagcTGAGCCACGTCTCTACAAGAAATAGGAAGTCTGATTGCTTATCAGAGATCAAATCATTGATTGTGGAGCACTTTGTGGTGAGTGATCCTGCATTAAGTAAGGCCATGTTAGTTATgcatagaactggctgtaattAAATTTAGCAAGGAATATTATTTGGATTTCTGAGATTATTCTGTCTTTGTAATCTTATCCGATGCTGTTATCTCTGACTAATAATTGGAATTATGGGCACTGAGAGCATCTGGGCATAAGGGTCCTAGTGAGTCTATACCTGGATGAGATGGCAGCGGTGCAGGGAAGAATGCAATCGGAGACCAAAAGTGACCGGTGTTGAGTCTTTTTGGGCT
Coding sequences within:
- the si:dkeyp-75b4.8 gene encoding lipopolysaccharide-induced tumor necrosis factor-alpha factor homolog, with the translated sequence MDPPTYEEAGLYPSAFGIEEFNTPPPPSYDASFSSPSTPPPTYGEAVTVLPDRFPILTPPTVPTAVTSPGIITHPTTHIGVTPPVVASQPQSTTSTSLSHLRDVPAEVRCPHCQNNVTTKVTYQPGRAAWCTCILLTSIGLICGFCLIPLMARGLQDAHHSCPQCGKHLHKHTR